The following proteins are co-located in the Corynebacterium kalinowskii genome:
- a CDS encoding amidohydrolase, translating into MNDIAELLNSATTDLTWQRDFYRDLHTHPELSMQEERTASRIQAKLADFDCEVVSGIGGHGIIAIFRNGEGPTAVMRADFDALPVEETTGVEFASVAEGVTPQGVRTKLMHACGHDMHTTALLGCCALLDDLRDQWSGTFIALFQPSEENGAGALAMVNDGLKHLMPVPDVVLGQHIGPGAAGTVMSKPGPALTAADTIRIQIFGRSSHGSMPHLSVDPTFVAAMIVVRLQAIVGREIPPSEFAVITVGTLTSGNSNNTIPATANLVLNCRTYNDAVKHHLYAAVERVVRAECQASGCPQEPTFEYTDHAPLTDNSPEVFAAVRSNFDAVFGVDSIDGTPWTASEDFSQVPRAFGAPYLYWMVGATPRAQWDAAVAAGRVTEDIPSNHMSNFLPDFEPTVQASNLAAATAVLTYLKK; encoded by the coding sequence GTGAACGATATTGCCGAGCTGCTCAACTCAGCCACCACCGATCTCACCTGGCAGCGAGATTTCTACCGCGACCTGCACACTCACCCCGAGTTGTCCATGCAGGAAGAGCGCACTGCTAGCCGGATCCAGGCCAAGCTGGCTGACTTTGACTGTGAAGTCGTCTCCGGCATCGGTGGCCACGGCATCATTGCCATTTTCCGCAATGGCGAAGGCCCCACCGCAGTGATGCGTGCTGACTTCGACGCCCTCCCCGTCGAAGAGACCACCGGCGTCGAGTTCGCCTCTGTCGCAGAGGGAGTCACCCCACAAGGCGTGCGCACCAAGCTCATGCATGCCTGCGGTCATGACATGCACACCACCGCGCTGCTCGGCTGCTGCGCGCTTCTCGACGACCTTCGCGATCAATGGTCTGGTACCTTCATCGCTTTGTTCCAGCCGTCTGAAGAAAACGGTGCTGGCGCTCTGGCCATGGTAAACGACGGGCTCAAGCACCTCATGCCGGTTCCGGACGTGGTGCTGGGCCAACACATCGGACCCGGCGCCGCTGGAACAGTCATGTCGAAGCCAGGACCTGCTTTGACCGCTGCCGACACGATCCGAATCCAAATTTTTGGTCGGTCGTCACACGGTTCCATGCCGCATCTGTCTGTGGACCCAACGTTTGTGGCCGCGATGATTGTGGTGCGCCTCCAGGCCATCGTCGGCAGGGAGATTCCTCCGTCCGAGTTCGCGGTAATTACCGTGGGTACGCTCACCTCGGGCAATTCCAATAATACGATTCCGGCCACCGCTAATTTGGTGCTGAACTGCCGCACCTACAACGATGCCGTCAAGCACCACCTGTACGCGGCTGTGGAACGAGTTGTCCGAGCAGAATGCCAGGCTTCAGGATGCCCGCAGGAGCCAACTTTTGAGTACACCGATCATGCACCACTGACGGACAACTCACCCGAGGTGTTCGCAGCGGTCCGAAGCAATTTCGATGCTGTATTCGGCGTAGATTCCATCGACGGAACCCCATGGACGGCATCCGAGGACTTTTCGCAGGTACCGCGCGCATTCGGAGCGCCCTACTTGTACTGGATGGTCGGTGCCACACCAAGAGCTCAATGGGATGCTGCCGTGGCAGCGGGACGAGTGACCGAGGACATCCCGTCCAACCACATGAGCAATTTCCTTCCCGATTTCGAGCCAACCGTTCAGGCGTCGAATCTGGCTGCGGCTACTGCTGTACTGACTTATTTGAAGAAATAG